The Caulifigura coniformis genome includes a region encoding these proteins:
- a CDS encoding DUF444 family protein — translation MTRSIDRDLKRFDEIVRGRIRKDLRKYVNHGEMLGRKGRETVSIPVPNIEIPHFRHGPKGSGGAGQGEGEVGQPIGKGQPDPNGKGEAGGEAGQHVREVEISIDELAQMLGNELELPRIEPKGKNTLRSLKDRYTTIGRVGPDSLRHFKRTFKEALKRQIGSGSYDPGAPMVIPVREDERFRSWKTEFEPQTNAAILYVMDVSGSMTDDQKEIVRTESFWIDTWLRSQYDGVERRYVVHDAVAHEVDEETFYRVRESGGTRISSAYTKAKSIIDRDFPPSDWNIYVFQFSDGDNWGEDNKECLRHLREELLPVCNLFCYGQVESPYGSGDFIRELRKIGDKFDNLVLSEIESKEGIYDSIKTFLGKGR, via the coding sequence ATGACGCGCAGCATCGACCGAGATCTGAAGCGCTTCGACGAGATCGTCCGGGGACGGATTCGTAAGGACCTTCGCAAGTACGTCAATCACGGCGAAATGCTGGGCCGCAAAGGCCGCGAAACGGTCAGCATCCCGGTCCCCAACATCGAGATCCCCCATTTCCGGCACGGCCCGAAAGGCTCCGGCGGTGCAGGGCAGGGGGAAGGCGAAGTCGGTCAACCCATCGGCAAGGGGCAGCCCGATCCGAACGGCAAAGGGGAGGCCGGGGGCGAGGCCGGGCAGCATGTCCGGGAAGTCGAAATCTCCATCGACGAACTCGCCCAGATGCTTGGCAATGAGCTGGAACTTCCCCGTATCGAGCCCAAGGGGAAGAACACCCTCCGTTCGCTTAAGGACAGGTACACGACGATCGGTCGCGTCGGCCCCGATTCGCTCAGGCACTTCAAACGGACGTTCAAGGAGGCTCTCAAACGCCAGATCGGATCGGGTTCTTATGATCCCGGCGCGCCGATGGTCATTCCCGTCCGCGAGGACGAGCGGTTCCGAAGCTGGAAGACCGAGTTCGAGCCGCAGACGAACGCCGCCATCCTCTATGTCATGGATGTCTCCGGGTCGATGACTGACGACCAGAAGGAAATCGTGCGTACCGAATCCTTCTGGATCGATACCTGGCTCCGCAGCCAGTACGACGGCGTCGAGCGCCGCTACGTCGTTCACGACGCCGTCGCTCACGAAGTGGATGAAGAGACGTTCTACCGTGTCCGCGAAAGCGGCGGCACGCGCATCTCTTCCGCCTACACCAAAGCCAAGTCGATTATCGATCGGGACTTCCCGCCTTCCGACTGGAACATCTACGTCTTCCAGTTCTCTGACGGCGACAACTGGGGCGAAGACAACAAGGAATGCCTGCGCCACCTCCGCGAAGAACTCCTCCCGGTCTGCAATCTCTTCTGCTACGGGCAGGTGGAAAGCCCCTATGGCAGCGGGGATTTCATCCGTGAGCTGAGGAAGATCGGCGACAAGTTCGACAACCTCGTCCTCTCTGAGATCGAGAGCAAGGAAGGCATCTACGACTCGATCAAGACCTTCCTCGGCAAAGGCCGGTAA